The Entelurus aequoreus isolate RoL-2023_Sb linkage group LG11, RoL_Eaeq_v1.1, whole genome shotgun sequence genome includes the window TGGGATCAGCGGGATCTGTTTGGATTCATCCATCCAATTATGGTTCGTAAAAGATACACAAAGCCTGTATTGTGTTTGCAGACAAAATTCAAGAAAAGCTATGCTGTGCAGCGAAATGTAAATACCAAAATATAACGGAAATAAAACACAATGCTTCCATATTCCAAAATCCTGTACAtgttattacaaaacccaaaactagtgaatttggcacgttgtgtaaatcgtaaataaaaacagaatacgatgatttgcaaatcattttcaacttatattcaattgaatagactgcaaagacaagatatttaatgttggaactgagaaacgtaattattttttgcaaatattagctcatttggaatttgatccctgcaacatgtttcaaaaaagctggcacaagtggcaaaaaaggctgagaaagtcaaggaatgctcatcaaacacttatttggaatataccacaggtgaacaggctaattgggaacaggtgagtgccatgattgtgtataaaagcagcttccatgaaatgctcagtcattcacaaacaaggatggggcgagggtcaccactttgtgaacaaatgcgtgagcaaattgttgaacagtttaagaacaacatttctcaacacatttagggatttcaccatctacggtccgtaatatcaaaaggttcagagaatctttaGAAATCACTGAatgtaagcggctaagcccgtgaccttcgatccctcaggcggtactgcatcaaaaaccgatatcagtgtgtaagatatcaccacatgaaatcaggaacacttcagaaaaccactgtcagtaactacagttcgtcgctacatctgtgcttgcaagttaaaactctactatgcaaagccaaagccatttatcaacaacacccagaaacgccgccggcttcactgggcccgagctcatttaagatggactcatgcaaagtgggaaagtgttctgtggtctgacgagtccacatttcaaattgtttttggaaactgtggacatcgtgtcctctggaacaaagatgaaaagaaccattcggattgttataggagcaaagttcaaaagccagcatctatgatggtatgggggtgtattagtgcccaaggcatgggtaacttccaCATCTGTGAagtcaccattaatgctgaagggtacatacaggttttggagcaacatatgttgccatccaagcaacattatcattatttcagcaagacaatgccaagccacgtgttacaacagcgtggcttcatagtaaaagagtgcgggtactagaccggcctgcctgtagtccagacctgtctcccgttgaaaattaTGAAGtctgaaataccacaacggagaccccggactgttgaacaaacttaagctgtacgtcaagccagaatgggaaataattccacattaaaagcttcaaaaatcggtctcctcagttcccaaacgtttactgagtgttgttaaaaggaaaggccatgtaacaaattggtaaaaatgcccctgtgccaacttttttgcatagtgttgctgccatttaattgtaagttaatgattatttgcaaaaaaaaaatgttgtttctcagtacgaacattaaatatcttgtctttgcagtctattaaattgaatataagttgaaaatgatttgcaaatcattatattctgtttttatttatgaattacacaatgtgccaacttcactgggttttgtgttttgtagttGGATACTAAAAGGTCTCTATAGGTGTGAATGAGAGTATGGATGGTTGTTTTCCTGTATGTGCTATTGTATGTGATTGTTGACCAATCCAGGGTGTTCTCACCCAAGgtctgctgggataggctcctgccCACCCGTGACCCTAATGAGGACGAGCGGTATATCAATTGAATAGATGGATGGAAATGGTGTCGAGTTATTTTCTATTGGTGTAATGACCTGTTGTTGCTGATACTGCaggagctgctgctgctgctggtagtGCTGCATTTGTTGGATCTGCTGCAGCTGCTGCAGTTGGTTCTGCTGCTGGAGGTTTAActgctgttgctgctgctgttgcGACAGGAAGTGAGCGGCCGCCTGCCCGTCGTAACCCTCGGTGCCCAAGAGGTAGGAGCCGGTGGGGGGAGACGCCACGCCAGTCGAATCATTGTTGATGGGATCCCAAGCGTCCGAGGAAGAGAGGCAGTAGTGTCCTTGGGAGACATAGGTGTGGGGCCACACTTCCGCAGAGGAGTGGTGCAAGATCTGGTCTGGAATATTGGCGGGAAAAAAGGTATGAGAACCATTATTATTTGATAAAGGATGACGTGAATGTACGGGGAAGTTGAAAATTTGCAATCAGACACAAAATTCCAGAGTTCAAACCACATTTGCGTATCAAGATTAACTATGGTAAGCATGTTTTGCTTTTTGTTTATCTTTTTGCCACACTTATTTCAAAAGAAAGACCAACCTCAACAAGCAGTGTTAAGAGAAGAAGTATAACGGAGGGTTTGTTAGATGGTGATGTACCTCCTGGAAATCACTGGCTTAgagtggccaaaggtatagaagtGTATCTCCACTTAAATGAAATGGCGGAGAAAGTTAGAAAAGCAAACAGGCAGCCTGGTAATGATCCACACAACTAGGGTGCGTTCAAGGAACGCCCAGGCAGTAGGACAAACGGGTGCTCACCCAACACTCATTAGTGAAGCATTAGTGAAGCTTAAACACAAACATGCAAAAACTGGGATTTCTACCAAGAACACTTAAAGcccgatttactaaaggtttgtgtgtacaaaaaaaaaaacgtgcaaacctgataacaagcgcaaagtggattgcgtctgttaagtgggCAAAattaggcgtgcaatccatttcgcgtctctgtcttcattaatatgcaaaatatatgctggtcATCAAAGCGCTtagaatactgggaggagaaaatgcaaatacaattatttagcacacacaatgtgatttatcaacactcatcaccgttttgcaagcactattttgtgttttattttgcggGAAGGACGCGCAAACTggcagttccacacacggctgcaggatcagtgcttgcaCTGCACAGACAAGacgatggacagacgagaatcctctgtcctacgtgtgtgtgtgtgtgtgtgtcaacattttggacggtcagaaataaaaaaatattagacacatcgtctattcagcaacatcattttataattctaTAGCTGCTAGAGAATTTGAGGACTTACTCAAATGAATTAAATGTatgtgttttggtgtcatttaaaaaaaaaagatatttctttatttaacaaggaatgtacagtacaggccaaaagtttggacacaccttctcatttcaatgtgttttctttattttcatgactatttacattgtagattgtcactgaaggtatcaaaactatgacacctctgaagtgaaaaccatttcactgTGAACCTGTTGGAGCTGATCGCATGAGATgtatgaataaattatgtgaacgTGTTGTGAGACATCATCGGTTTAGTCCAATCTGCACTGCACTGCACTCAAATAAACTGCACTGCAGAAGACAACTAGATCGCCGCATCCAACAGATGGGGCTGGTTTCTGTCTTTGCAACATCCAGACCATGTTATAATTAATACAGAGTAGGGATTCATTTGTGAAATGAATGTGTATACGATGGATCCTCTATAGTCaagaaatttatttttatttttttatattagattagattagtttacTTTCATGTGGGACAGTGCAATTTCATAAatcacatgactacacatgggtaaaaaaagccagaattagccagaaggctagttttcatctgtagtcccctggccatgatgtaaaaaaggcagtaaaattacaatttaaaagaaaaagaaaagaaagaaagagaaaaagaaaaaaagcccacaatatgatataaaataaaatacaacatcacaacataacatgaaattatgtttttgtttggttgcttgtccaTGCATGGTGCGATCATGTGTGcgcaatatatattattggttaataatttttaggtttttttgtcGTTTTACTTTTGTAACCATATGTAGAAATgtcactgctggagtggcagctggttgcatcagctctgctcttttaatgtcattaatgtcctctgtgttctttgatgtttgcctcttacacatatgtttatgtgtgctatggctatgaggttttttaaaattgtttttatttaattgtattctttattttgtttgtgttttttttccccttgtcctcagtctggaccccctctgcaggggcccaggcttggacatccccccagcgttgacctgtttctcaaggggtgccggaagttggcagacccgtcgcgatcctgttctgtctccctgtaaagtTTGTCtgttcttgaatgggattgtgctgaaaatcttgatttcccctcggggattaataaattacttctgattctgattctgttagAGGTCAGCCAGCGCTGTGGGCTTGATTCAGAGGCCCAAATCCAAAAATGTGGCATAAAACTCCCTTAAAGAACAGTTAAGTGTACAGCCTTGTAATATTGAGTCATTACTTTTGCCACATCATATGATGCGGACACATGAGAACACTTTGTGCAATTTGCTATCTCTCAAGCGGCAGATATAAATTGGACCCCAAGAGTAAACACACATTCCCCATTTTTATTTTCTCCAAGCTTATTACTTTCAGTGTATTTGGTTTAAGAATCATGGGATGATTTTATGCAAATGTGCTTACGAAGCATCACAACTTTTAGCTTGTAAGGACAACAACAAAGTGTAATGTCAGGCTCATTAAGGCTGCATGCAATTTGTGCAGACTTGCTGTATTTTGCGGGGGTGGTTGGCCTCAGACCTCACTACAGGATATTTAGCCTCCATTTAACAATGAAATTTTGACCCGGTCAAACTTTACCTCGACTGGTGATGCTCTCCTGGTTGACTTCGCTCAGATGGGCCACGCTGCCTTGGTTTGACCCCGACATAGGGCTCTCGCCATCCATGGATGACCAGGCCAGGAGTGTAGCCTCTGAAATGGCAAACTGCTGCAGGAGGCCTGAGGTAAGAGATAATATCAAGGGTCATAAGTGATGCCTAATTGGCTGGTTAAGAAGACAGGAGAAAAGCACTATGAAGGACGTTGCCCTTGTCAGTGTGTGTGTTTCCCAACCTGCGGTAAATCGGGCTTCCTTCTCGCCTTCGCTCAGGTCGCTGTAGGCGTCGTTCTCCAGCCGCCGCTCCTTTTCCCGCTCCTGGGTGGTGATGCGGGGCTGAGGGATGCCACCCGGGCCCACCGTCTGCATGCTCCAGTTTTGCCACTCGATCATGTGCGCGACACGGCCCTGAGCCATGGCCGTGGGTTTGGTCACTCTTTCCTTCATGGTGCGGCTCACACCTGAAGGGCAGACGGAGTTTGGGAAGAAATGAGGGGTGCGCAGGAATTGATAGAGGAGTACAGGGAAGTGTGATTTCAAGGGAAAATGGAGAAGAGGTGTGTGGACAAATAGAAAAGAGGGGGAGGGGCAGACATATCGGATAGAAGTGTTATTATGAAGTGGGTATGACTGCTAGTGGAGAATGTGATGGCCTGTCAGAGGTGAAGCCTGTAGGGTTAGACTGATATTGCTTTTCTCCgcctttgaatatatatatatatatatatatatatatatatatatatatatatatatatatatatatatatatatatatatatatatatatatgtcaaggttattgtggtttatccgttaaaatcccctgaagagcagggaaacctgcgaaacaggcttgtagggatgcaaTAGCCTCTGTGGGTATATatctatacatcaatatatatatatatctatatatatatgtgtgtgtatgtatatatatatatatatatatatatatatatatatatatgtgtgtgtatgtataaatgtgtgtgtgtgtgtgtgtgtgtgtgtgtgtatgtatgtatgtaaatacgtatgtgtgtgtgtgtgtgtatatatatatatatatatatatatatatatgtgtgtatatatatatatatatatatatatatatatgtgtatatatatatatatatatatatatatatatatgtgtgtgtgtatacatgtgtgtgtgtgtatacatgtgtatatatatatatatatttgtgtgtgtgtgtgtatatatgtatataccctctgcatgacctgctacctccaacacgaggcagccgcactgccaggacattgaggaaccaacataagctggctgaacccgagcccaaagccaagacaaagagacttaaaaactctaccctgcatactgcaattaagctgtataataatactatctaattaaataagtaatacagtcatttaccagaatgctaatagtttccatgctgctgttgccctgaaaatgaaaatgttttttttaatataaaatactgtctgttcttttaattttttttatccttgtttgtttaatattcattgtaaagttcagctgttttttcagtggggccttggctccactgcaagcatgaataaataaagtcaagtcaagtcaagtcatatatatacatacagtatatatatacatatatatatatatatatatatatatacgtatatgtgtgtacatatatgtataggtatatatatatatatatatatatatatatataggtacatatataggtacatatataggtacatatatatatatataggtacatatatgtatgtatgtacagtatatgtatgtatctgtgtgtatttatatatataatttgtatcaGTTTGTTCAAGGTCGCCCATTACGCCAAATTGACCTTTTAATGGTTTACAAACAGTAATAAGTATTCTTATAGTGAGAAAAATATATAATCTCCCTCACCTCCAGAGGTGTTGTTACAGTCAATTTTATAGGCCTGGGTTTTCTTGACCCCATAGCTAGATGATTGAGCACAACTTCATAGACAGTAAGACGGCTTCATGAataaaggctttgctacacatcttaaaataacgtCTGGAGCCGTGCCAACTATCCGTCAGTCAGTAACAGACACGGGAGCTGTACATTTAATCATTTTGTTTCCTCCCACAAATAGTATAACTTAGCATGATGTGGCTGATAAAATGTGACTGCAATGTTACCAGTTAATGCTAGTATAGCTAATATTGCATAacgcattaaagctacagacacacaaaaagacaTTATTTACACAGTGCAGCATCAAAGCTAGATTTTGGCCAACACATTATTTTGGGAATTCAAGAgaactaaaaatgttttaaaaaaattatataataaagTGTGGAGCTGTAAGATTGAAGATAAAGTGCATCAATCCTTTATTTGCCATAGTTACAGCAGGAACAGCTCAACAGCCCGACTCGTGACTTCCTTGTCCCCTTTTACCTGGAACCGGAAATATCTCCCTCTTGCTGAATATCTCCCTCTATATACAAGAGGTCCTTTTAAAATGTGCccatattaaatattacaattaatTAGCAGCTTCAAATTGAGACGTGCAAAAAGTGTATCCGTCAAACCCTACTATTCATATGTCTGTGGTTAAATGAGGGTGCTCATGAACATGGATTATGAGAATAGCTCAATGACAGAGGTTATAGAGATGACATTCATGTGTTTAAATGAGCCATCATGGCCTGGCAGTGGGAGGGAAGAAAGGAGGCAGAGGAGGGAATGAATGTGT containing:
- the fam131bb gene encoding ras-interacting protein RIP3 isoform X6, which translates into the protein MTQCESLAELSQPEKTIHTSRCRIVALRTGVSRTMKERVTKPTAMAQGRVAHMIEWQNWSMQTVGPGGIPQPRITTQEREKERRLENDAYSDLSEGEKEARFTAGLLQQFAISEATLLAWSSMDGESPMSGSNQGSVAHLSEVNQESITSRDQILHHSSAEVWPHTYVSQGHYCLSSSDAWDPINNDSTGVASPPTGSYLLGTEGYDGQAAAHFLSQQQQQQQLNLQQQNQLQQLQQIQQMQHYQQQQQLLQYQQQQSLEHRLHSANHSLQPTPNSTIHSLVQHVHPPLVDLWNTGQMEAYQVEAGGYMGVAAVVEPSLCVPGGEELVGNEHSPLLEQQEEEDDIKDREVTLCMEPESATLTPPTQPGDTSGGSSPGQQPQEPMAELKASDAATSIGLTHTLQEEEEGEEGQQQQEGLAASMATN
- the fam131bb gene encoding protein FAM131B isoform X4, whose translation is MGCIGSRRLTDGVPVQKDGEQLSMEDTTSILPRLKRNSNAYGIGALAKSSLSGVSGVSRTMKERVTKPTAMAQGRVAHMIEWQNWSMQTVGPGGIPQPRITTQEREKERRLENDAYSDLSEGEKEARFTAGLLQQFAISEATLLAWSSMDGESPMSGSNQGSVAHLSEVNQESITSRDQILHHSSAEVWPHTYVSQGHYCLSSSDAWDPINNDSTGVASPPTGSYLLGTEGYDGQAAAHFLSQQQQQQQLNLQQQNQLQQLQQIQQMQHYQQQQQLLQYQQQQSLEHRLHSANHSLQPTPNSTIHSLVQHVHPPLVDLWNTGQMEAYQVEAGGYMGVAAVVEPSLCVPGGEELVGNEHSPLLEQQEEEDDIKDREVTLCMEPESATLTPPTQPGDTSGGSSPGQQPQEPMAELKASDAATSIGLTHTLQEEEEGEEGQQQQEGLAASMATN
- the fam131bb gene encoding protein FAM131B isoform X5 codes for the protein MGCIGSRRLTADGVPVQKDGEQLSMEDTTSILPRLKRNSNAYGIGALAKSSLSGVSRTMKERVTKPTAMAQGRVAHMIEWQNWSMQTVGPGGIPQPRITTQEREKERRLENDAYSDLSEGEKEARFTAGLLQQFAISEATLLAWSSMDGESPMSGSNQGSVAHLSEVNQESITSRDQILHHSSAEVWPHTYVSQGHYCLSSSDAWDPINNDSTGVASPPTGSYLLGTEGYDGQAAAHFLSQQQQQQQLNLQQQNQLQQLQQIQQMQHYQQQQQLLQYQQQQSLEHRLHSANHSLQPTPNSTIHSLVQHVHPPLVDLWNTGQMEAYQVEAGGYMGVAAVVEPSLCVPGGEELVGNEHSPLLEQQEEEDDIKDREVTLCMEPESATLTPPTQPGDTSGGSSPGQQPQEPMAELKASDAATSIGLTHTLQEEEEGEEGQQQQEGLAASMATN
- the fam131bb gene encoding protein FAM131B isoform X3, coding for MGCIGSRRLTADGVPVQKDGEQLSMEDTTSILPRLKRNSNAYGIGALAKSSLSGVSGVSRTMKERVTKPTAMAQGRVAHMIEWQNWSMQTVGPGGIPQPRITTQEREKERRLENDAYSDLSEGEKEARFTAGLLQQFAISEATLLAWSSMDGESPMSGSNQGSVAHLSEVNQESITSRDQILHHSSAEVWPHTYVSQGHYCLSSSDAWDPINNDSTGVASPPTGSYLLGTEGYDGQAAAHFLSQQQQQQQLNLQQQNQLQQLQQIQQMQHYQQQQQLLQYQQQQSLEHRLHSANHSLQPTPNSTIHSLVQHVHPPLVDLWNTGQMEAYQVEAGGYMGVAAVVEPSLCVPGGEELVGNEHSPLLEQQEEEDDIKDREVTLCMEPESATLTPPTQPGDTSGGSSPGQQPQEPMAELKASDAATSIGLTHTLQEEEEGEEGQQQQEGLAASMATN